Sequence from the bacterium genome:
CCTTCATCGGGGCTCCCGGAGATTCCTACCGGGGGGACTATACCTACCTTCAGTTCGCGTTCGGTTCCCTGGCCGGCCGGCTGCTGATCTCGCTTCTCTTCCTCCCCGCGTTCTACGGGGGGAAGGTTACCTCCATCTACCAGTACCTGGAACAGCGGTTCGGGAACCGCAGCCGCCTGACCGCCGCCGGGTTTTTTTTCGTGACCCGGCTCCTGGCCAGCGGGGTCAGGCTCCTGATCGTCTCCATCGCCCTGGCGGTGGTCAGCGGCCTTCCCCTGGGGCTCATCGTCGTCGGGGTCGCCGCCTGCGCCCTGCTCTACACCCTCCTGGGGGGGATCAAGGCCGTGATCTGGACCGACGTTCTCCAGTTCGCGGTCTTCATGGGAGGGGCCTTGACCGCGATCGGGTTCCTCCTGGCCGCCCTTCCCGGGGGCTGGGCGGGCCTGGGGGAGCTGATCCCTTCCGAAAAATTCCGGGTCTTCGATTTCCGGTTCAGCCTTTCCGACCAGGCGGTTTTCCTGGTGGCCTTCGTCAACGGCTGCGTCCAGACCTTCGCCGCCCTGGGGACCGATCAGGACCTGACCCAGAGGATGCTGACCTGCCGCCGCCTGGGGGAAGGGCAGCGGGCCCTGATCCTGACCGGGTTCATCGATTTCCCGGTGGTCCTGGTGTACCTGTTTCTCGGCACCTGCCTCTACGCCTATTACGCCGTCCTCGGCCATGCGCTGCCCCCGGGAATAGGGCCCGACCGGGTCTTTCCCCATTATATCGCGTCCGTCCTTCCCCCCGGCGTACGGGGCCTGTTGATCGCCTCCATCTTCGCCGCGGCCATGTCCAGCCTGGATTCGGCCATCAACGCCCTCTCCTCCAGCGCGATCATGGACGTATACCGGCCCTTCATCCGCCCCGGCGCCACCGAGCGGCACTACCTCAAGGCGTCCCGGGTCTTCGTCGCGGTCTTCTGCCTGCTCCTGATCGCCGCGGCCTTCGCCCTCAACCATATCCCCGGCGGGAAGCTCTGGCTGGGGTTCAAGGTCACCGGCTTCACCTACGGGGCCATGCTCGGGGTCTTTCTGCTGGGCGTTCTCACCCGCGGGGGCAGCGACCGCCTCAACCTCTGGGCCATGGTCAGCAGCGTGCTCCTGCTCGCGGGCCTGGCGGCGGCGGACGAGCACTTTTTCCCCGATCGGGTGATGCTGGCCTGGCCCTGGTACGTGGTGATCGGGACCGTCTGGACCTTCGTCTTCGGGTGCGTGTTCCGGCCCCGGGCGGCCCATGCCCGCTGAGACCGCAGCTCGGATCCGGTCCCTGGTTTCCCGCTGCGACCTGGCGGTCGTCGACCTCGATCAGTGTCTCGTTCCCCGCTTCACCCAGACCCGTCTGGGCCGGAAGCTGCTGGCCGGCGCCTTCCGGGGGACTTCCCCGGCCCTGCGGGCGCACCTTCCGCGCCTGATCGGGGGAGCGGGGTTCATCGTCGCTACCCGCCTCCGCCGGCCCTGGAAGGGGAAGCCGGGGAACCGGGAACTGATGGAGGCGTTTATCCGGGTCCTGGCCGGGCTTCCCCTGGAGGAAGTGGAAGCGGCGGCGTCCGGCCTTCCCGGCCGCTCCGGGCCCTGGCGGAGCGCCCTGGGGCGGCTGGAGATGCCCGTTTTCCTCCTGACCGCCTCCATCGAACCGGTGGCCCGGGCGTACGGATCGGTCGCCGGGCCCACCGGGCCGATCTTCTCGGGGTGGAAAGGCACGCCCCTGCGCGTCCGCCGCGGCCTGGTCGCCGACGCCGACTGGGAGGAGTGCCTGCTCGAACCCGCCGACAAGAAGCGGTGGCTGGAAGCCCGGATGGCCGCGGGCGGCTACCGCCGGCCCCTGATCATCGGCCACGGCCGCGACGAAGAAGCCATGGCCGCCCTGGCCGCCCGGGCCGGGGGCGGGTCGATCGCGGTCAAGCGCTGGGGGAGCGATCCATCCGGTTTCGGGATCGTTCTCGGCACCGGCGCCTGGCGGGCGCTGGCGCGCGCCCTCGGGGGCGGCGAGCCCCCCCGGGAGCCCTGAGCCGGCTAGGGCTGGAAGCCGTTGCGGTTCAGAACCTCGGCGGCTTCGGCCGCTTCGGGGGTTCCCGGGTAGCGGGAGACGATCTCCCGCAGCGCCCCCGCTCCCTGGGCCCGGTAACGGTCCCGGTTGACCGCCTCGTTCTCCGTCTCTCCGGCCTTGAACGCCGCCGCCGCCAGTGCCAGCGAGGCCCGGACCCAGTGTCGGCTGCGCGGCCAGTTCCGGCGGATACGTTCGTAGACGGGGACAGCGACGCTTCCCCCCAGCATCTCCGCTTCCCGGAAGAGCGCCCGCACCGCCCATTCGCTGGCGGGCCAGTTGAGGGCGATCCCGTCCAGGCTTTCGACCGCTTCCGCGGTCTTTCCCTGTTTGTGCAGCAGTTCCGCCCGGCGCAGCCGCGCCTGCATGGCCACGTTGGTGGCCGG
This genomic interval carries:
- a CDS encoding sodium:solute symporter — translated: MTFGLADYLVLGGYFLSLGVIGVLASRRERDTEDFFLGGRRMPWWAVTFSILATEVSAVTFIGAPGDSYRGDYTYLQFAFGSLAGRLLISLLFLPAFYGGKVTSIYQYLEQRFGNRSRLTAAGFFFVTRLLASGVRLLIVSIALAVVSGLPLGLIVVGVAACALLYTLLGGIKAVIWTDVLQFAVFMGGALTAIGFLLAALPGGWAGLGELIPSEKFRVFDFRFSLSDQAVFLVAFVNGCVQTFAALGTDQDLTQRMLTCRRLGEGQRALILTGFIDFPVVLVYLFLGTCLYAYYAVLGHALPPGIGPDRVFPHYIASVLPPGVRGLLIASIFAAAMSSLDSAINALSSSAIMDVYRPFIRPGATERHYLKASRVFVAVFCLLLIAAAFALNHIPGGKLWLGFKVTGFTYGAMLGVFLLGVLTRGGSDRLNLWAMVSSVLLLAGLAAADEHFFPDRVMLAWPWYVVIGTVWTFVFGCVFRPRAAHAR